A genomic segment from Actinomyces lilanjuaniae encodes:
- a CDS encoding FGGY-family carbohydrate kinase, protein MSTPYILALDEGTTNAKALAVARDGTVLAAGSAPVPVAYPRPGWVEQDADAVWKAQVEAIRACLGVLDAVPEGVAISNQRESVVAWDARTGAALGPVIGWQDSRTAEFCDWLRSPEREFAVSVATGLSLDPMFSAPKMRYLLDRLGASAGVVDGQVRVGTIDSWLVSRLTGQDSYVIEAGNASRTLLLDLSTLEWSQPMCDLFGVAREILPQVVASNADFGSTRGLDVLPDGVPVVGVLGDSHAALFGHGCRTPAEGKATYGTGSSVMVPAGAQPSVRRGVSTTLAWLTEEPVYGHEGNVVASGTAMDWAARLLGVEAGKGLDALAATVEDAAGVSLVPAFTGLGAPWWDRQAVGVITGVTAGSSRGHLARAALESVAHQVADVVDALGAQDLTVLHADGGATASCLLMQTQADLLGRDVMVSADAEISALGAALMGFTRLGWEVPTPLPGQQEQGGRRYHPVLDEHQRSCARTRWSHALARSRLAPGA, encoded by the coding sequence ATGAGTACCCCCTACATCCTCGCCCTCGACGAGGGCACCACCAACGCCAAGGCCCTCGCCGTGGCACGTGACGGTACCGTCCTGGCAGCAGGGTCGGCACCCGTGCCCGTGGCCTACCCGCGCCCCGGCTGGGTGGAGCAGGACGCCGACGCCGTCTGGAAGGCCCAGGTCGAGGCGATCAGGGCCTGCCTCGGGGTTCTCGACGCAGTCCCGGAGGGTGTCGCCATCTCCAACCAGCGCGAGTCCGTGGTTGCCTGGGACGCGCGCACCGGTGCCGCGCTCGGCCCCGTCATCGGCTGGCAGGACTCCCGTACCGCCGAGTTCTGTGACTGGCTGCGTTCCCCTGAGCGCGAGTTCGCCGTGTCCGTGGCCACCGGCCTGTCCCTGGACCCTATGTTCTCCGCCCCGAAGATGCGCTACCTGCTGGACCGGCTCGGTGCCAGCGCCGGGGTCGTGGACGGGCAGGTGCGGGTGGGCACGATCGACTCCTGGCTGGTGTCACGCCTGACCGGCCAGGACTCCTACGTCATTGAGGCGGGCAACGCCTCGCGCACCCTGCTGCTGGACCTGTCCACGCTGGAGTGGTCGCAGCCCATGTGCGACCTCTTCGGCGTGGCCAGGGAGATTCTGCCCCAGGTGGTGGCCTCCAACGCCGACTTCGGCTCCACCAGGGGGCTGGACGTGCTTCCCGACGGGGTGCCGGTGGTTGGGGTGCTGGGCGACTCCCACGCCGCGCTGTTCGGACACGGCTGTCGCACCCCTGCCGAGGGCAAGGCCACCTACGGCACTGGCTCCTCCGTCATGGTGCCCGCAGGTGCGCAGCCCTCCGTGCGCCGGGGCGTGTCCACCACCCTGGCCTGGTTGACCGAGGAGCCCGTCTACGGTCACGAGGGCAATGTCGTCGCCTCTGGGACTGCCATGGACTGGGCCGCCCGGCTCCTGGGCGTGGAGGCGGGCAAGGGCCTTGACGCGCTGGCGGCTACCGTGGAGGACGCTGCAGGTGTCAGCCTGGTACCCGCCTTCACCGGGCTGGGCGCCCCCTGGTGGGACCGCCAGGCCGTGGGCGTCATCACTGGCGTCACTGCTGGTTCCAGCCGCGGGCACCTGGCTCGCGCGGCCCTGGAGAGCGTGGCCCACCAGGTCGCCGACGTCGTCGATGCACTGGGGGCGCAGGACCTGACCGTCCTGCACGCCGACGGCGGGGCCACCGCCTCCTGCCTGCTCATGCAGACCCAGGCCGACCTGCTGGGCCGTGACGTCATGGTCAGCGCCGATGCGGAGATCTCCGCCCTGGGCGCAGCCCTTATGGGTTTCACCCGCCTGGGCTGGGAAGTGCCGACACCCCTGCCGGGCCAGCAGGAGCAGGGCGGCAGGCGCTACCACCCGGTGCTCGACGAGCACCAGCGCTCCTGCGCCCGCACCCGGTGGTCCCACGCTCTGGCCCGCTCCCGCCTGGCCCCCGGCGCGTGA
- a CDS encoding sugar phosphate isomerase/epimerase family protein codes for MCPGTVQAAASPVFGAGLWNFATYVDRYAVDRYGEARSTIEQIELAARVGDISYVDLNYPFTHGVSLGDVKAALERTGIAAIGVTPEIYLREHQLGAFTNPDPARRASAMAIMQGAADVVRELGARYVKIWPGQDGFDYPFQVDYAELNRLAVDGMRDLAQANPDLRFVIEYKPREPRTHMLWSSAARTVLGIQQMGVDNVGVLLDFGHALFGGESPAEAAQLLIDHGLLWGMDVNDNFRGWDDDMVVGSVHITEVFEFFHTLRKNGWEGVWQLDQFPFREDVVDNARTSIRFLKAIHRALERLDEEALAQAQARHDSLAAQRAVQDALLGCMA; via the coding sequence ATGTGCCCGGGGACGGTCCAGGCCGCTGCCAGCCCCGTCTTCGGCGCGGGCCTGTGGAACTTCGCTACCTACGTGGACCGCTACGCCGTGGACCGCTACGGGGAGGCCCGCTCCACCATCGAGCAGATTGAGCTGGCTGCGCGGGTGGGCGACATCAGCTATGTGGACCTCAACTACCCTTTCACGCACGGTGTCAGTCTCGGCGACGTCAAGGCGGCGCTAGAGCGCACCGGTATCGCGGCCATCGGTGTCACCCCGGAGATCTACCTACGCGAGCACCAGCTGGGGGCCTTCACCAACCCAGACCCGGCCAGGCGGGCCTCCGCCATGGCGATCATGCAGGGCGCGGCCGACGTGGTACGCGAACTCGGCGCACGCTACGTCAAGATCTGGCCCGGCCAGGACGGATTCGACTACCCCTTCCAGGTGGACTACGCCGAGCTGAACCGCCTGGCCGTCGACGGCATGCGCGACCTGGCCCAGGCCAACCCCGACCTGCGATTCGTCATTGAGTACAAGCCGCGTGAGCCGCGTACCCACATGCTCTGGTCCTCCGCGGCCAGGACAGTACTGGGCATCCAGCAGATGGGGGTGGACAACGTGGGCGTGCTGCTGGACTTCGGCCACGCCCTGTTCGGCGGGGAGTCCCCCGCTGAGGCCGCCCAGCTGCTCATTGACCACGGCCTGCTGTGGGGTATGGACGTCAACGACAACTTTCGGGGCTGGGACGACGACATGGTGGTGGGCAGTGTCCACATCACCGAGGTATTCGAGTTCTTCCACACCCTGAGGAAGAACGGCTGGGAGGGGGTGTGGCAACTCGACCAGTTCCCTTTCCGTGAGGACGTGGTGGATAACGCCCGCACCTCCATCCGCTTCCTCAAGGCCATCCACCGCGCCCTAGAGCGCCTGGACGAGGAGGCCCTGGCGCAGGCCCAGGCCCGCCACGACTCCCTGGCCGCCCAGCGCGCCGTCCAGGACGCACTTCTGGGCTGCATGGCCTGA
- a CDS encoding transketolase: MSIIDALAVLYLHSARITPDNLEDPDRDRVILSKGHAANALYTTLAAAGVIPVEQLDTFVQPGSALNGHPSRTSVPGVEVSTGPLGHGLPVGVGDAVAAKIDGSPRRVFVLTGDGELQEGSNWEALMFASQQQLDNLCVLVDRNRLQQGARVEDTNDLSPLDDKARAFGWEVVEVDAHDYGQLLDVFAGVPSASGRPTFVIAHSHKGHPISFMSDSVAWHHRLPSDAEVEQALAELEALV; this comes from the coding sequence ATGTCGATCATTGACGCCCTGGCCGTCCTCTACCTGCACTCGGCCAGGATCACCCCGGACAACCTGGAGGACCCCGACCGCGACCGTGTCATCCTGTCCAAGGGGCATGCCGCCAACGCCCTGTACACGACGCTGGCGGCAGCCGGAGTCATCCCTGTCGAGCAGCTCGACACCTTTGTCCAGCCGGGCTCCGCCCTCAACGGACACCCCTCCCGTACCTCGGTGCCCGGCGTGGAGGTCAGCACGGGACCCTTGGGGCACGGCCTGCCTGTCGGTGTCGGGGACGCCGTCGCCGCCAAGATCGACGGCTCGCCCCGACGCGTGTTCGTCCTCACCGGCGACGGCGAGCTCCAGGAGGGATCCAACTGGGAGGCCCTCATGTTCGCCTCCCAGCAGCAGCTGGACAACCTGTGTGTGCTGGTGGACCGCAACCGTCTTCAGCAGGGTGCCCGGGTCGAGGACACCAACGACCTGTCCCCGTTGGACGACAAGGCCCGAGCCTTCGGCTGGGAGGTCGTTGAGGTCGACGCCCACGATTACGGACAGCTCCTTGACGTGTTCGCAGGGGTCCCCTCCGCCAGCGGGCGGCCCACCTTTGTCATCGCCCACTCGCACAAGGGGCACCCGATCTCGTTCATGTCTGACTCGGTCGCCTGGCACCACAGGCTGCCCAGTGATGCCGAGGTGGAGCAGGCACTGGCAGAGCTGGAGGCACTGGTATGA
- a CDS encoding transketolase family protein, whose protein sequence is MNTITETGHMYDCRQAYAQTLLDIARHDERLVVVTNDSVGSSSLGEFRQEMPGRLVNVGIAEQNQVGVAAGLENGGKVPVVSCAGSFLSARATEQVKIDTAYSRRHVLLCAQSPGLAYGALGSTHHSAEDVSIMRAIPGMTVIVPADPAETAGAVRWAYEQLDGPAYIRVSRMKVPAVHAEDYAFTPRAVVLHEGTDLTVIANGVTVHRAVQAVTQLAREGISVRLLSVPVVKPLDEEAVLAAARETVGIITVEEGTVKGGLGGAVAELTASRHPVPVRRVGVPDEFAPTGSESWLMDHWGISAEGIIAAAKDLLA, encoded by the coding sequence ATGAATACCATCACTGAGACAGGGCACATGTACGACTGCCGACAGGCCTACGCGCAGACCCTGCTGGACATCGCGCGCCATGACGAGCGGCTTGTCGTGGTTACCAATGACTCCGTGGGATCCTCAAGCCTGGGTGAGTTCCGTCAGGAGATGCCTGGTCGGCTCGTCAATGTCGGCATTGCTGAGCAGAACCAGGTGGGAGTGGCCGCAGGGCTGGAGAACGGAGGCAAGGTCCCTGTCGTCTCCTGCGCGGGATCCTTCCTGTCCGCCCGCGCCACCGAGCAGGTCAAGATCGATACTGCCTACTCCCGCCGTCACGTGCTGCTGTGCGCCCAGTCGCCGGGCCTGGCCTATGGGGCGCTAGGCTCCACCCACCACAGCGCAGAGGACGTGTCGATCATGCGCGCCATCCCGGGCATGACCGTCATCGTCCCGGCGGACCCGGCTGAGACCGCCGGAGCCGTGCGCTGGGCTTACGAACAGCTCGACGGCCCGGCCTACATCCGCGTCTCACGTATGAAGGTGCCTGCCGTCCACGCCGAGGACTACGCGTTCACACCCCGGGCGGTCGTGCTCCACGAGGGAACGGACCTGACGGTGATCGCCAACGGTGTCACCGTCCACCGGGCGGTCCAGGCCGTGACACAACTGGCTCGGGAGGGGATCAGTGTCCGGCTGCTGTCGGTGCCTGTGGTCAAGCCGCTGGATGAGGAGGCGGTCCTGGCTGCCGCCCGCGAGACCGTAGGGATCATCACCGTGGAGGAGGGGACTGTCAAGGGTGGCCTGGGTGGTGCCGTCGCCGAGCTGACCGCCAGTCGGCACCCTGTGCCAGTCAGGAGAGTCGGCGTGCCCGACGAGTTCGCCCCCACCGGCTCCGAGTCCTGGCTCATGGACCACTGGGGTATCAGCGCTGAGGGCATTATCGCCGCGGCCAAGGACCTGCTCGCCTGA
- a CDS encoding SDR family NAD(P)-dependent oxidoreductase, whose translation MSQDQISTLFRDHFAGRHVVVTGAAGGIGLGIARAFASCGATVRVADLCGAVLDVAEDLRSEGLAVTAEQLDVTDDPSVRAFFRRVGEDFGGLDVLVSNAGVIEIERLEDTTTEGFERVLRVNTLAQFIAAREAAPLLRRAGGGSIINAASAQARHGFIYTPGYAASKFGVLGLTQSLAKELAADGIRVNAYCPGIVVTDMWAYNDRRWGSLLGGYEPGELVAEWIDKIPLGRAATREDVANLVLFLASDAAGCITGQAVNVDGGMEMN comes from the coding sequence ATGTCACAGGACCAGATATCGACGCTCTTCCGCGACCACTTCGCGGGAAGGCACGTTGTCGTCACCGGCGCCGCAGGAGGCATCGGCCTGGGTATTGCTCGGGCCTTCGCGAGCTGCGGGGCGACGGTGCGTGTCGCTGACCTGTGCGGCGCAGTGCTCGATGTGGCTGAGGATCTGCGCAGCGAGGGGCTTGCGGTTACTGCCGAGCAGCTCGACGTGACCGACGACCCCAGCGTGCGAGCCTTCTTCCGGCGTGTTGGCGAGGACTTCGGCGGGCTTGACGTCTTGGTCTCCAACGCGGGCGTCATCGAGATCGAGAGGCTGGAGGACACGACGACCGAGGGGTTCGAGCGTGTCCTGCGCGTCAACACCCTGGCTCAGTTCATCGCCGCTCGGGAGGCTGCGCCTTTACTACGCAGGGCCGGCGGGGGGTCGATCATCAACGCGGCCTCGGCCCAGGCCCGTCACGGCTTCATCTACACCCCCGGTTATGCCGCCTCCAAGTTTGGTGTGCTGGGACTGACCCAGTCGCTGGCCAAGGAGCTGGCTGCGGACGGTATCCGGGTCAATGCCTACTGCCCGGGCATCGTGGTCACGGACATGTGGGCCTACAACGACAGGAGGTGGGGCTCCCTGCTGGGCGGCTACGAGCCGGGTGAGCTCGTGGCTGAGTGGATAGACAAGATTCCCCTGGGCCGTGCGGCAACCAGGGAGGACGTCGCCAACCTCGTCCTCTTCCTCGCGTCTGACGCTGCCGGGTGCATCACGGGCCAGGCCGTCAACGTTGACGGCGGCATGGAAATGAACTGA
- a CDS encoding ABC transporter permease encodes MSYAQAVAHGSVQSAAPRWGRLAEALKSTGGAVIGLVVLVVVLSLVAPGFATSRNLVNIIDQVTTLGIVAIGGTAIIITGGIDLSVGSVMALATMVLGWLSHDGGWPMWAAMVAAALVGTACGAVNGVAVTIAKLPPFIATLAMMSVARGLANLITDGQQIVGYPDWFFSLSSQRYLEFFSVTAVTLVVIAVVSAVWLRSRPSGRALYAIGGGEEVARLAGIQVRRVVTATYAIAGALAGVAGIILATRLDSSQPSAGTGLELDVIAAVVIGGASLTGGVGSISGTVVGVLIIGILRNGLNLLGVSPFIQAILIGLVIAVAVMGDVLRRRN; translated from the coding sequence ATGTCGTACGCACAAGCCGTGGCGCACGGCTCAGTCCAGTCGGCCGCGCCTCGCTGGGGAAGGCTGGCCGAGGCTCTCAAGAGCACCGGGGGGGCGGTGATAGGGCTTGTCGTCCTTGTCGTCGTCCTGTCCCTGGTCGCCCCCGGCTTTGCCACCTCGCGCAACCTTGTCAATATTATCGACCAGGTGACGACCCTAGGTATTGTCGCTATCGGTGGGACCGCTATTATTATCACCGGCGGTATCGACCTGTCGGTGGGGTCGGTCATGGCACTAGCGACGATGGTGCTGGGCTGGTTGTCTCACGACGGCGGCTGGCCCATGTGGGCGGCTATGGTCGCTGCGGCGCTTGTCGGTACCGCGTGCGGCGCCGTCAACGGCGTAGCAGTGACGATCGCCAAGCTGCCGCCCTTTATCGCGACGCTGGCCATGATGTCTGTTGCGCGCGGCCTGGCCAACCTCATCACGGACGGCCAGCAGATCGTGGGCTACCCCGACTGGTTCTTCAGCCTCTCCTCCCAGAGGTACCTGGAGTTCTTCTCGGTCACGGCCGTGACGCTGGTCGTCATCGCTGTCGTGTCCGCAGTGTGGTTGCGGTCGCGGCCCTCGGGGCGGGCGCTGTACGCGATCGGGGGAGGTGAGGAGGTCGCCCGGCTGGCTGGTATCCAGGTCAGGCGGGTCGTGACGGCTACCTACGCCATTGCGGGAGCCCTGGCCGGGGTGGCAGGGATCATCCTCGCTACAAGGCTCGACTCCTCGCAGCCCAGCGCAGGGACAGGGCTTGAGCTCGATGTGATCGCGGCCGTCGTCATCGGCGGAGCGAGCCTGACCGGTGGGGTGGGGAGCATATCGGGGACCGTCGTCGGCGTGCTCATTATCGGCATCCTTCGAAACGGTCTCAACCTTCTTGGGGTGTCGCCGTTCATTCAGGCCATTCTCATCGGCCTGGTTATTGCCGTTGCGGTGATGGGTGACGTCCTCAGACGCAGGAACTAG
- a CDS encoding substrate-binding domain-containing protein — MRRKEFIRLVGAGVAVAAVGPLAGCRSSQSSGGRRIGLAVANLQADFFNRIRQSAEAEAQAQGAQIIVADAGGDADKQVSQVQDLISQQVEAVIYIPAGATAASVPVRNARAQDIPVVTVDRNPDGEPGDTFIATDSVAAAQVLGEWVVERTGGAGTLGVIQGQVGTTPENDRDEGFKNGISGSQVTEVARQASEGWHQDEGFDIAQDMLQAHSEIDVIFGRSDALALGAAQAARAVGRDDILIVGFDGDDAGLQGVKDGTIAATMVQKTMYMGQLAVQSALRLINGETVEPEQLQEGSLATPDNVDEFIGEHP; from the coding sequence ATGAGACGTAAAGAATTTATCAGGCTTGTTGGGGCCGGGGTGGCCGTCGCGGCCGTCGGCCCGCTGGCTGGCTGCCGCTCGAGCCAGTCCTCTGGTGGGAGGAGGATAGGGCTGGCCGTCGCCAACCTCCAGGCCGACTTCTTCAACCGTATACGCCAGTCTGCGGAGGCAGAGGCTCAGGCCCAGGGCGCGCAGATCATCGTCGCAGACGCAGGAGGCGACGCCGACAAGCAGGTCAGCCAGGTCCAGGACCTCATCAGCCAGCAGGTCGAGGCAGTCATCTACATCCCGGCCGGGGCCACCGCAGCGAGCGTACCTGTCCGTAACGCCCGCGCCCAGGACATCCCGGTCGTGACGGTTGACCGAAATCCGGACGGAGAGCCCGGAGACACCTTTATCGCCACCGACTCCGTGGCGGCGGCCCAGGTCCTGGGCGAGTGGGTCGTGGAACGTACCGGAGGTGCCGGGACGCTTGGAGTCATCCAGGGGCAGGTCGGGACCACCCCGGAGAACGACCGGGACGAGGGGTTCAAGAACGGGATCTCCGGCTCCCAGGTCACTGAGGTCGCGCGTCAGGCCTCCGAGGGCTGGCACCAGGACGAGGGCTTTGACATTGCACAGGACATGCTTCAGGCCCACTCAGAGATCGACGTCATCTTTGGCCGCTCTGACGCTCTTGCGCTGGGTGCGGCGCAGGCAGCCCGGGCAGTAGGGCGTGACGACATCCTCATCGTGGGGTTCGACGGCGACGACGCCGGGCTCCAGGGGGTCAAGGACGGCACGATCGCCGCGACCATGGTCCAGAAGACCATGTACATGGGGCAGCTGGCGGTTCAGTCCGCTCTGCGGCTCATCAATGGGGAGACGGTCGAGCCCGAGCAGCTTCAGGAGGGGAGTCTGGCCACGCCTGACAACGTCGACGAGTTCATCGGTGAGCACCCATGA
- a CDS encoding sugar ABC transporter ATP-binding protein, whose translation MVDRDADSGAAGSVPLLSVRQVGKRYPGTVALTGIDLDVRAGEVVALLGENGAGKSTLARIIAGVEAPTSGTMEWQGRAYAPTSPLDAIRAGVGMIHQEMRLLPDLTVAENVFVGRWPRLARGSVDQRAMREEARRHLERLGFSRPMSTLVRDLSVAGQQQVEIAKALSQRSRLIILDEPTAALGGEETQALFTCVRDLQADGVAFVYVSHRLAEIAQIATRVVVLRDGAQVAQHASARVPPEDLVAEMVGRRVDRLFPPLTTPGERVVLRASGISAANGFVRDVDLEVREGEVLGIAGLVGAGRTELVRAVAGADTTASGTVWVEGSRLRPRSIRAAKAAGLVMVPEDRRRQGLLTEASVRENVSLPNFDKVCGPSGWLSSSRAKALANDVISQMGVKGDPGKKVGQLSGGNQQKVVIGKWVARSPKVVILDEPTRGIDVGARASVYEVVDQLRRRGVAVVVVSSDLEEVIGLSHRVMVLSRGRVQGVLDHEEADGERIISMATR comes from the coding sequence GTGGTTGACAGGGACGCTGACAGCGGCGCAGCCGGGAGCGTACCGCTGCTGTCCGTCAGGCAGGTGGGCAAGCGCTACCCGGGAACAGTAGCGCTGACGGGTATCGACCTGGACGTCCGTGCCGGCGAGGTAGTGGCGCTGCTGGGTGAGAACGGGGCCGGGAAGTCGACGCTGGCGAGGATCATTGCAGGCGTCGAGGCCCCGACCAGCGGGACGATGGAGTGGCAGGGGCGTGCCTACGCTCCGACCTCCCCGCTGGACGCCATCCGTGCCGGTGTAGGCATGATCCACCAGGAGATGCGGCTCCTGCCGGATCTGACGGTGGCTGAGAACGTGTTCGTCGGACGGTGGCCCCGCCTCGCGCGGGGCAGTGTCGACCAGAGGGCGATGCGAGAGGAGGCGCGTAGGCACCTCGAGCGGCTTGGCTTCTCCAGACCGATGTCCACCCTGGTGCGCGACCTCAGCGTGGCCGGGCAGCAGCAGGTGGAGATCGCCAAGGCGCTGTCGCAGCGCTCACGGCTCATCATTCTCGACGAGCCCACCGCAGCCCTTGGGGGCGAGGAGACCCAGGCGCTGTTCACATGTGTCCGCGATCTTCAGGCTGACGGGGTCGCGTTCGTCTACGTCAGTCACAGGCTCGCTGAGATCGCACAGATCGCCACCCGGGTCGTGGTCCTGCGTGACGGCGCACAGGTGGCCCAGCACGCCAGCGCGCGGGTCCCGCCTGAGGATCTGGTTGCCGAGATGGTGGGAAGAAGGGTCGACAGGCTGTTCCCGCCTCTGACCACCCCGGGTGAGCGGGTGGTGCTGCGCGCCAGTGGGATCAGCGCCGCCAACGGGTTCGTCAGGGACGTCGACCTTGAGGTGCGCGAGGGCGAGGTCCTCGGGATCGCAGGTCTTGTGGGGGCGGGCCGTACTGAGCTGGTTCGGGCGGTGGCCGGAGCGGACACGACGGCCAGCGGCACCGTGTGGGTGGAGGGCAGTCGGCTGCGGCCACGCTCCATCAGGGCAGCGAAGGCCGCGGGTCTCGTCATGGTCCCCGAGGACCGCAGGCGGCAGGGGCTGCTTACCGAGGCGTCCGTGCGGGAGAACGTGAGCCTGCCGAACTTTGACAAGGTATGTGGGCCGTCCGGGTGGCTGAGCAGCTCCCGGGCCAAGGCGCTGGCCAACGACGTCATATCGCAGATGGGCGTCAAGGGCGACCCCGGCAAGAAGGTCGGACAGCTCTCCGGAGGGAACCAGCAGAAGGTGGTCATCGGAAAGTGGGTCGCGCGGTCTCCCAAGGTCGTCATCCTTGACGAGCCGACTCGCGGGATCGACGTGGGCGCCCGTGCCTCCGTCTACGAGGTGGTTGACCAGTTGCGGCGTCGTGGCGTCGCTGTCGTCGTGGTGAGTTCGGACCTGGAGGAGGTGATCGGGCTGTCTCACCGCGTCATGGTGCTCAGCCGGGGGCGGGTCCAGGGAGTCCTGGACCACGAGGAGGCTGACGGGGAGCGAATTATCTCGATGGCTACCCGTTGA
- a CDS encoding SDR family oxidoreductase, producing the protein MSVNDTSTTSSVDVFDISGRVAVVTGAASGIGQAVARHLAACGARVACADLPGEPLEAVVEDITAAGGSAVTVPWDVTVEEEAEAAVATTQDRLGPLTLAFNAAGIANATPALDMSLSQWQRMYDVDCTGVFLASRAQGRAMIAAGGGSIVNVASMSGTIVNRGLVQVHYNSAKAAVIHLSRSLAMEWARQGVRVNTISPGYTATPMNTRPEVAEQARQFAEDTPLGRMAQPEEMTGPAHFLLSDAASFLTGHDLLVDGGFTAW; encoded by the coding sequence ATGAGCGTCAACGACACCAGTACCACTAGCAGCGTCGACGTATTTGACATCTCCGGCAGGGTCGCTGTCGTCACTGGGGCGGCCTCCGGAATCGGCCAGGCAGTTGCCAGGCACCTGGCCGCCTGCGGGGCCAGGGTGGCCTGCGCCGACCTGCCCGGCGAGCCCCTGGAGGCCGTCGTCGAGGACATCACTGCGGCAGGCGGTAGCGCCGTCACCGTCCCCTGGGACGTCACCGTGGAGGAGGAGGCCGAGGCCGCCGTCGCCACCACCCAGGACAGGCTCGGTCCGCTGACCCTGGCCTTCAACGCCGCAGGAATCGCAAACGCCACCCCGGCCCTGGACATGTCACTGTCCCAGTGGCAGCGCATGTACGACGTCGACTGCACCGGCGTCTTCCTGGCCAGCAGGGCCCAGGGCCGGGCCATGATTGCGGCCGGCGGGGGCTCGATCGTCAACGTCGCCTCTATGTCGGGCACGATTGTCAACCGGGGCCTGGTCCAGGTCCACTACAACTCGGCCAAGGCAGCGGTTATCCACCTGTCGAGGTCCCTGGCCATGGAGTGGGCACGCCAGGGGGTGCGGGTCAACACCATCAGTCCCGGCTACACCGCCACACCCATGAACACCCGACCCGAGGTGGCCGAGCAGGCTAGGCAGTTCGCCGAGGACACCCCCCTGGGACGCATGGCCCAGCCGGAGGAGATGACTGGTCCTGCCCACTTTCTCCTGTCCGACGCCGCCAGTTTCCTTACCGGCCACGACCTTCTCGTCGACGGAGGCTTCACTGCCTGGTGA
- a CDS encoding sugar-binding transcriptional regulator produces MNDDSQLRLMARIARMYHELGMKQTQIATELHVSQPRVSRLLKRAGEEGIVRTVVALPTGTYTELEEALEERYGLSECVVVDADDSDQGVTSALATAGAAYLETTLTGGDTIGLSSWSATWLAAVQQLAPFRLPVADRVIQLFGGVGHPQVQVKATRLIDQLARATGAQAVFFPSPAVLGTPEAAAQLRQDVSVRSVLDQLREVTVSLVGIGSLEPSPLLRESGNMTSEEDDAQLRAAGAVGDVCLRFFDAQGRPVASDYDERLVGADAEQLRAVPRRVAAAGGQRKHAAVRGALLGGWVDVLITDVDTARALLAQERPLSGKDVSGAGGAA; encoded by the coding sequence GTGAACGACGACAGCCAGCTGCGGCTCATGGCCCGCATCGCGCGCATGTACCACGAGCTCGGTATGAAGCAGACGCAGATCGCCACCGAGCTGCACGTGTCCCAGCCGCGTGTCTCCCGCCTGCTTAAGCGTGCTGGTGAGGAGGGCATCGTGCGTACTGTCGTCGCGCTGCCCACTGGGACCTACACCGAGCTGGAGGAGGCTCTGGAGGAGCGCTACGGCCTGTCGGAGTGCGTCGTCGTCGACGCTGACGACTCTGACCAGGGCGTGACCTCGGCGCTTGCCACGGCGGGGGCCGCCTACCTGGAGACCACGCTGACCGGCGGGGACACCATCGGACTGTCCTCGTGGTCGGCCACCTGGCTGGCGGCGGTCCAGCAGCTGGCCCCGTTCCGGCTGCCCGTGGCGGACCGGGTCATCCAGCTGTTCGGAGGGGTCGGGCACCCGCAGGTCCAGGTCAAGGCGACCAGGCTGATCGACCAGCTGGCCCGGGCCACCGGGGCTCAGGCTGTCTTCTTCCCCTCCCCTGCGGTCCTAGGGACCCCGGAGGCGGCGGCCCAGCTGCGTCAGGACGTGTCGGTGCGCTCGGTTCTGGACCAGCTCCGCGAGGTGACAGTCTCCCTGGTGGGCATCGGCAGCCTGGAGCCCTCCCCGCTGCTGCGCGAGTCAGGGAACATGACGTCGGAGGAAGACGACGCCCAGCTACGGGCAGCGGGAGCGGTGGGGGACGTGTGCCTGCGGTTCTTTGACGCGCAGGGGCGGCCCGTGGCCTCCGACTACGACGAGCGTCTGGTGGGGGCCGACGCCGAGCAGCTGCGAGCGGTGCCACGTCGCGTGGCGGCGGCGGGAGGGCAGCGCAAGCACGCCGCCGTCAGGGGAGCCCTGCTGGGCGGCTGGGTGGACGTGCTTATCACCGACGTCGACACCGCCAGGGCGCTGCTCGCTCAGGAGCGGCCCCTCTCAGGAAAGGACGTCTCTGGCGCCGGTGGTGCTGCCTGA